A region of Streptomyces sp. WMMC500 DNA encodes the following proteins:
- a CDS encoding IS5 family transposase, with translation MSDAEWALVRDLLPVPGWLAGRGGRPEGYCHRQMLDAIRYLVDNGIKWRAMPSDFPPWPRVYAFFARWRDGGLVAELHDRLREAAREAEGREREPSAGVIDSQSVKADATVALTSRGFDAGKKVNGRKRHLLTDTLGLLLAVLVTPASTTDRDAARVLLPAAQDRFGRLARVWADGGYTGHLVDWSATQLGIALDIVRRSDTARGFEALPRRWVVERSFAWCLRSRRLVRDYERRTDTSEAVILWSMSMLTSRRLAARHQGPAPMRAA, from the coding sequence ATGAGCGATGCCGAGTGGGCTCTGGTGCGGGATCTGCTGCCGGTTCCCGGGTGGCTGGCGGGCCGGGGCGGGCGGCCGGAGGGCTACTGTCACCGACAGATGCTCGACGCGATCCGCTACCTCGTCGACAACGGCATCAAGTGGCGGGCGATGCCGTCGGACTTCCCGCCCTGGCCTCGGGTCTACGCCTTCTTCGCCCGCTGGCGGGATGGGGGACTCGTGGCCGAGTTGCACGACCGGCTGCGTGAGGCTGCCCGCGAGGCCGAGGGACGTGAACGTGAGCCCAGTGCGGGGGTCATCGACTCGCAGTCGGTGAAGGCGGACGCCACCGTCGCTCTCACCTCTCGCGGCTTCGACGCCGGGAAGAAGGTCAACGGGCGCAAGCGGCACCTGCTCACCGACACGCTCGGGCTACTGCTGGCGGTGCTGGTCACGCCTGCGTCGACCACCGACCGGGACGCCGCCCGCGTTCTGCTGCCGGCGGCCCAGGACCGCTTCGGGCGGCTGGCACGGGTCTGGGCCGACGGCGGCTACACCGGCCACCTCGTCGACTGGAGTGCAACACAGCTCGGCATCGCACTCGACATCGTCCGCCGCAGCGACACCGCCCGCGGCTTTGAGGCCCTGCCCCGCCGCTGGGTCGTGGAACGGTCGTTCGCCTGGTGCCTGCGCAGCCGGCGTCTGGTCCGTGACTACGAGCGGCGCACCGACACCAGCGAAGCCGTCATTCTGTGGTCGATGTCCATGCTCACGAGCCGCCGCCTGGCCGCCCGGCACCAGGGTCCTGCTCCGATGCGGGCAGCGTGA
- a CDS encoding LamG-like jellyroll fold domain-containing protein codes for MVAPGATTVGMEFSGGGTAPLVRMSRAGRELSLSWPGALPQPRLEGDAAVYPEVLPGVDLRMGVQADGFTQLLVVKSAEAAQNPELAELRLHLDSTGMSVRETAAGGLEAVDAGAGGAVFEAPQPVMWDSSGGTTPGARGAAGSDPADEPAAGESGKLAPVDVEVAQAPDQLVLTPDPRVLKGADTVYPVFIDPQWYSPRASAWTFASKYWASSPQWKFNGEDNAGMGYCGWDYCAPHDTKRVFYRIPTSRFAGKSILSAEFVVRNIWSASCSERSVELWRTKDISSSTTWNSQDAGSGFWLDKLDTRSFAYGHDGCAGKDAEFGIKSAVQQAANNKWSTMTFGLRAASEDDKYAWKRFSDKAFLRVKYNRPPPQIKMAQLTMEYGGVCKRPGEKARIRSLGKISANEIRDPDGDHVAVQFQAKWTDASGATHRWSPSRTPFEPSGSSFTVSLPNSGSNSIPKNENVNWYARAYDGAQWSPWSYSGDTKTACYFVWDTNEPAAPTVVSGEYPESDPADPNDPWLDGVGQYGTFTLDSPSSDANRYWYGVNGDPVPGNQISTSGGAARDVKILPTRSGLNFITVQSLDTAGNNSTIRTYQFRVKAGQPDRATWQFDEPAGATQAEGSTPARTLALKGGAATGAAGADGTALGLNGTDAYAATDLSPVNNTGGFTVSAWVKLDAKPVTGAAVVASQPGNERMGFALHYAAAHDRWIFNGFSADTPDATVHRAMAPNPGGVQTGTWTHLVGSYDSVEDKLRLFVNGTLVGETAFVSTWNARRGLQLGAGSGSGVAKDFFPGTLDKVQIFDKRIAQDEVDKLYAKQTIGDPGRPAIAVFELDEPAGATEVSGRGGVLPAHYHGGVTTGVPGVAGKATKFNGTDGYARIGQTSGPHINSERSFAVSAWAKLDAKPDRQATVVAQAGEFALGFELYYSAAYDRWVFNQYASDTPGAPIIRAMADQPGDAYAGTWAHLVGVHDTTANTLTLYINGKKAGSTTLVDAFYAAGSMYVGAVSVNNNLKSHFPGTIDDVRLFDRPISPAEVQQLYKQRAFVKGRWLFEEMSGGVPATTPDASGEGRPMTLEGGAKLGPGWIDFSGLQLDGVDDHAAASMPVDTSGSFTLTGWAQAAAMPGGAVTVASAEGGATNAFSVRYLPDAGDPNAPGRWQVVLPSSDAADAPVVRADNANFSDVREWNHLALVYDGFARELKLYVNGVLEETACSDSDGDGEPDQAGCKDLVPWAEHAQSFKATGELQIGRAKTAGGFDEYFPGTIDDVWAFQGPLSEDQVAWLASQWFDVPTQVPPGG; via the coding sequence ATGGTGGCGCCGGGAGCGACCACCGTGGGGATGGAGTTCTCCGGCGGCGGAACGGCGCCGCTAGTGCGGATGTCCAGGGCCGGGCGGGAGTTGTCACTCTCGTGGCCGGGCGCGCTGCCGCAGCCGCGGCTGGAGGGGGATGCGGCCGTCTACCCCGAGGTGCTGCCGGGGGTCGACCTGCGCATGGGGGTGCAGGCTGACGGCTTCACCCAACTGCTGGTGGTCAAGTCCGCCGAGGCGGCGCAGAATCCGGAGTTGGCGGAGCTTCGGCTGCATCTGGACTCGACGGGGATGTCGGTGCGCGAGACCGCGGCCGGCGGCCTTGAAGCGGTCGATGCCGGGGCCGGGGGTGCGGTGTTCGAGGCGCCGCAGCCGGTGATGTGGGACTCCAGCGGCGGGACCACCCCCGGCGCCCGCGGTGCGGCCGGCAGCGATCCTGCGGATGAGCCGGCGGCGGGGGAGTCGGGCAAGCTGGCGCCGGTCGATGTCGAGGTCGCGCAGGCGCCTGACCAGTTGGTGCTCACGCCGGACCCTCGGGTATTGAAGGGCGCGGACACGGTGTATCCGGTGTTCATCGATCCGCAGTGGTACTCGCCGCGGGCGTCGGCGTGGACGTTCGCGTCGAAGTACTGGGCGTCGTCGCCGCAGTGGAAGTTCAACGGTGAGGACAACGCCGGGATGGGTTACTGCGGCTGGGACTACTGCGCGCCGCACGACACAAAGCGTGTCTTCTACCGCATCCCGACGTCCCGCTTCGCGGGCAAGTCGATCCTGTCGGCGGAGTTCGTCGTACGCAACATCTGGTCCGCCTCCTGTTCCGAGCGGAGCGTGGAGCTGTGGCGGACGAAGGACATCAGCTCGTCCACCACGTGGAACAGCCAGGATGCGGGTTCCGGGTTCTGGCTGGACAAGCTGGACACGCGATCGTTCGCGTACGGCCATGACGGCTGTGCCGGGAAGGACGCGGAGTTCGGTATCAAGTCCGCGGTGCAGCAGGCGGCGAACAACAAGTGGTCGACGATGACGTTCGGGCTGCGTGCGGCCAGCGAGGATGACAAGTACGCGTGGAAGCGGTTCTCGGACAAGGCGTTCCTGCGGGTGAAGTACAACCGTCCGCCGCCGCAGATCAAGATGGCGCAACTCACCATGGAGTACGGCGGAGTGTGTAAGCGGCCCGGTGAGAAGGCCCGCATCCGCTCGTTGGGCAAGATCTCCGCCAACGAGATCCGGGACCCGGACGGTGACCACGTCGCGGTGCAGTTCCAGGCCAAGTGGACCGACGCGAGCGGTGCAACTCATAGGTGGAGTCCGTCTCGGACTCCGTTCGAGCCGTCCGGATCCAGCTTCACGGTCTCACTGCCGAATTCGGGCTCCAACTCCATCCCGAAGAACGAGAACGTGAACTGGTATGCCCGCGCCTATGACGGGGCGCAGTGGTCGCCGTGGTCGTACTCGGGTGATACGAAGACCGCCTGCTACTTCGTCTGGGACACGAACGAGCCCGCTGCGCCCACCGTCGTGTCAGGTGAGTATCCGGAATCCGATCCGGCGGACCCGAATGATCCATGGCTCGACGGAGTCGGCCAGTACGGGACGTTCACTCTCGACTCACCCTCGTCAGATGCGAACCGCTACTGGTACGGCGTCAACGGTGACCCCGTCCCCGGCAATCAGATCTCCACTTCTGGCGGCGCCGCCAGGGACGTGAAGATCCTCCCGACCCGGTCCGGGCTGAACTTCATCACGGTCCAGTCCTTGGATACCGCCGGTAACAACAGCACGATCCGCACCTACCAGTTCCGGGTGAAGGCGGGTCAGCCGGATCGTGCGACGTGGCAGTTCGACGAGCCGGCCGGTGCGACGCAGGCGGAGGGCTCCACGCCTGCACGGACGCTGGCCCTCAAGGGCGGGGCGGCCACCGGCGCCGCCGGGGCTGATGGCACGGCGCTCGGGCTGAACGGCACCGATGCCTATGCGGCCACTGATCTGTCGCCGGTCAACAACACCGGCGGTTTCACGGTCTCGGCGTGGGTGAAGCTGGATGCCAAACCGGTGACCGGGGCGGCGGTGGTCGCTTCGCAGCCGGGTAACGAGCGGATGGGTTTCGCCCTCCACTACGCGGCCGCCCATGACCGCTGGATCTTCAACGGTTTCTCCGCCGATACCCCCGACGCCACCGTCCACCGGGCCATGGCACCCAACCCCGGCGGCGTGCAGACCGGCACCTGGACCCATCTGGTCGGCTCGTACGACTCCGTCGAGGACAAGCTGCGGCTGTTCGTCAACGGCACCCTCGTCGGCGAGACCGCCTTCGTCAGCACCTGGAACGCGCGCCGCGGCCTGCAACTCGGCGCCGGCTCGGGCAGCGGTGTGGCGAAGGACTTCTTCCCCGGCACCCTCGACAAGGTCCAGATCTTCGACAAACGCATCGCCCAGGACGAGGTCGACAAGCTCTACGCCAAGCAGACCATCGGCGACCCCGGCCGCCCCGCCATCGCCGTCTTCGAACTCGACGAACCGGCTGGCGCCACCGAGGTCTCCGGCCGCGGCGGCGTCCTCCCCGCCCACTACCACGGCGGCGTGACCACCGGCGTGCCCGGCGTGGCCGGCAAGGCCACGAAGTTCAACGGCACCGACGGCTACGCCCGCATCGGCCAGACCTCCGGACCGCACATCAACAGCGAACGCTCCTTCGCCGTCTCCGCCTGGGCGAAACTCGACGCCAAACCAGACCGCCAGGCGACCGTCGTCGCGCAGGCAGGCGAGTTCGCCCTGGGCTTCGAGCTCTACTACTCAGCCGCCTACGACCGCTGGGTCTTCAACCAGTACGCCTCCGACACCCCCGGCGCACCCATCATCCGTGCCATGGCCGACCAGCCAGGAGACGCCTACGCGGGCACCTGGGCACACCTGGTGGGCGTGCACGACACCACCGCCAACACCCTCACCCTCTACATCAACGGCAAGAAGGCCGGCTCCACCACCCTGGTGGACGCCTTCTACGCCGCCGGCTCCATGTACGTCGGTGCCGTCTCCGTCAACAACAACCTCAAGAGCCACTTCCCCGGCACCATCGACGACGTCCGCCTCTTCGACCGCCCCATCTCCCCGGCCGAGGTCCAGCAGCTCTACAAGCAGCGTGCCTTCGTCAAAGGCCGGTGGCTCTTCGAGGAGATGTCGGGCGGCGTCCCGGCCACCACCCCGGACGCCAGCGGGGAGGGCAGGCCCATGACCCTTGAGGGCGGAGCAAAACTGGGTCCAGGCTGGATCGACTTCTCCGGTCTGCAACTCGACGGCGTCGACGACCACGCTGCCGCGAGCATGCCGGTGGACACATCAGGCAGTTTCACCCTCACCGGCTGGGCCCAGGCCGCGGCCATGCCCGGCGGCGCAGTGACCGTAGCCAGCGCCGAAGGCGGCGCCACCAACGCCTTCTCCGTCCGGTACCTGCCGGACGCGGGGGATCCGAACGCGCCGGGAAGATGGCAGGTCGTGCTGCCGTCATCCGATGCCGCGGATGCGCCGGTGGTGCGCGCGGACAACGCGAACTTCTCCGACGTACGCGAGTGGAATCACCTGGCGCTGGTGTACGACGGCTTCGCCCGGGAGCTGAAGCTGTACGTCAACGGCGTACTGGAGGAGACCGCCTGCTCCGACAGCGACGGCGACGGCGAGCCTGACCAGGCCGGGTGCAAGGACCTGGTGCCGTGGGCGGAGCACGCGCAGTCGTTCAAGGCAACCGGTGAACTGCAGATCGGCCGCGCGAAGACAGCCGGCGGCTTCGATGAGTACTTCCCCGGGACGATCGACGACGTCTGGGCCTTCCAGGGCCCGCTGAGCGAAGACCAGGTCGCCTGGCTCGCCTCGCAGTGGTTCGACGTGCCCACCCAGGTGCCGCCGGGCGGCTGA
- a CDS encoding IS256 family transposase encodes MTAPDSVPLHALTEDHLAAASPDLLRAMVKTFADALMSAEADAACGAPYGQVSDERVNQRNGYRPREWDTRAGTVELAVPKLRHGSYFPHWLLERRRRAEQALISVVATAYLLGVSTRRVEKLAETMGVTQLSKSQVSAMAKHLDEQVTMFRNRPLDQGPYTFVWADALTQKVREGGRIANVHALIAVGVNADGHREILGLDIATTEDGAGWLAFLRSLTARGLSGVQHVVSDAHPGLVDAIGATLPGASWQRCRTHYARALLAQAPRTAQPWVATMLRTIFEQPDADAVHAQLRHVLDALETKFPKAAQHLDTAQHELLSFTAYPRQLWPQIWSNNPQERLNKEIRRRTDVVGIFPDRTAAIRLIGAVLAEQNDEWAEARRYMGTELLTKARIHPIESDTHDPITHTELTA; translated from the coding sequence ATGACCGCACCTGACAGTGTGCCCCTGCACGCCCTGACCGAAGACCATCTCGCCGCGGCGAGTCCGGATCTGCTGCGCGCGATGGTCAAGACGTTCGCCGACGCACTGATGTCCGCGGAAGCCGATGCGGCTTGCGGCGCCCCGTATGGGCAGGTCAGCGACGAGCGGGTCAACCAGCGCAACGGCTACCGCCCACGCGAGTGGGACACCCGCGCAGGCACCGTCGAACTCGCTGTCCCGAAGCTGCGGCACGGTAGCTACTTCCCGCACTGGCTGCTGGAGCGCCGCCGACGGGCCGAGCAGGCCCTGATCAGCGTGGTGGCCACCGCCTACCTGCTGGGCGTCTCCACCCGCCGGGTGGAGAAACTCGCCGAGACCATGGGCGTGACGCAACTGTCGAAGTCGCAGGTCTCGGCGATGGCCAAGCACCTCGACGAGCAGGTCACCATGTTCCGTAACCGGCCACTGGACCAAGGCCCCTACACCTTCGTCTGGGCCGATGCACTGACCCAGAAAGTCCGTGAAGGCGGCCGCATCGCCAACGTCCACGCGCTGATCGCAGTCGGTGTCAACGCCGATGGCCACCGCGAGATCCTCGGCCTGGACATCGCCACCACGGAAGACGGCGCCGGCTGGCTGGCCTTCCTGCGCTCCCTGACCGCCCGCGGCTTATCCGGCGTCCAGCACGTCGTCTCCGACGCCCACCCGGGCCTGGTCGACGCCATCGGCGCCACCCTGCCCGGCGCCTCATGGCAACGCTGCCGCACCCACTACGCCCGCGCCCTGCTGGCCCAGGCACCCAGAACCGCCCAGCCATGGGTGGCGACCATGCTGCGCACAATCTTCGAACAGCCCGACGCCGACGCCGTCCACGCCCAACTACGACACGTCCTCGACGCCCTGGAGACGAAGTTCCCCAAGGCCGCCCAGCATCTCGACACCGCCCAGCACGAACTGCTGTCCTTCACCGCCTACCCCCGCCAGCTCTGGCCCCAGATCTGGTCCAACAACCCACAGGAACGCCTCAACAAGGAGATCCGCCGCCGCACCGACGTCGTCGGCATCTTCCCCGACCGCACCGCCGCCATCCGCCTCATCGGCGCCGTCCTGGCCGAACAGAACGACGAATGGGCCGAAGCCCGCCGCTACATGGGCACCGAACTACTCACCAAAGCCCGCATCCACCCAATCGAGTCAGACACCCACGACCCCATCACCCACACCGAACTCACCGCCTAA